The window CTGTCCATCCCTTCATCCCTCTCTTCCTCCATCCATCCTTCTCTCCATCCCTGTCTCCTCACCTCCAACTCTGTCTTCCAGCCCTCCCTCTGTCCAGCCTTCCTTCTGCCCTTCCCTCTGTCTGTCCACGCTCCCTTTCCCCACTTCCCCTGGGGCACTGACCCCCACTTTGGTGGAGGAGGATGAATCACAGGGTCCCTCATTGTTTTTCTCTaccccacctccctcctcctctgcgATTCCAGCCCCCTGTTGTGGACATGTGGTGCCAGGGATACCCCTTCACTCTGTTACTTCCCCCAGCTCTAGTCTGACCCACTTCCTCCATCCCGCCCCGGCCCCACCATGGAGaatgagcagctcccagcttccACTCCTGCCAGCAGTGCCGGTGGTGCGGCCCCAACGCTCACCAGCACCACGGCCACACGCCCGTCCGGGCCCCAGATCTCCGTCTACAGCGGCATCCCCGACCGCCAGACCGTGCAGGTATGGGGCTGGGGGGCACTGGAGGGTTGGGGGGCACCGGGGGAGTCGTGGCAGAGCCCGGGGCCACGTTTCCCCCCCCAAAGGTGATCCAGCAGGCGCTGCACCGGCAGCCCAACACGGCGGCGCAGTACCTGCAGCAGATGTATGcggcacagcagcagcacctcatGCTGCAGACGGCtgcactccagcagcagcacctcaccAGCgctcagctccagagcctggctgctgtcCAGCAGGTATGGGCATCCCATCGGCCCCGGGGGTCGCTCAGGGCTGGCAAACCCCTCACCTTTGGCTTTTTCCCAAGGCAAGCCTGGCGGCGAACCGGCAAAGTGGCTCCTCAGGGGGCAATTGCACCCAGCCGGCCCCGGCACAGCAGCCCACAGTGAGTCCCTCAGCCTCCTGGCACTCCCCCCAACCCATGCTCACCTGTGCAAGCACCCCGACCTTCTCCTGATACCCCGTTCCAGATCAACCTGGCGACGTCGCCGGCGGCGGCACAGCTGCTGAACCGGGCGCAGAGTGTGGGGCCCGGCTCATCAGGCATTGctcagcaggctgtgctgctggggaacaCTGCCTCACCTGCCCTCACCGCCAGCCAGGCCCAGATGTACCTGCGGGCACAGATGGTAAGGGTGGGGCTGGGACATGGCATGCCTCAGCATCCTGATGGGGTGCCCAGGACCATTGGGGTGCCCATCATCCTGTTGTGGGGTGACCAGGACTCACAGAGTGCCCATGGCTGTGCTATGACCCTTTAGGGGTGCTCATTGCTCTGTGTGGCATGCCCAGGACTCATGGGGAGTCCATAGGGTGCCTAGAGCCTGTGGGGTGCCCCCACCCTCCTGGGGGTCCGAGGACCTCACAGGGTGCCCATCACCCTGCTGTGAGGTGTGTAGACTTCATGAGGTGCCTTCACTTTGCTGAGGGAATCCAGCCCCTATATAGGGTGCACCCCATGCTCTGGATGCCCAGAGCCCCATTGGGGGTGCCCAAGCAGGTGCTCTTTGCCTTTGGGGGGGTGTTGGGACCCTCTAGGGTGCCCTCCTCCCCACTGGTGTGCCTATCCCTACCCTACATAGATAGATACCCATGTGCCACCCTGTAGGAACACAGAGGAGGGACACACAGGGTGTGCCACCCCTGACACGGTGAGCCATGCACCTactctccctgtccccagctcatCTTCACGCCCACGGGCCCTGTCAGCACTGTCCGGCCCGAGAGCCCCGCGCCAGCCCCTCCACCGGCCCCGCCACCTGCCCCACCACCCACCACCCCTCAGGTGAGTTTCCCCACCCCTTCCAGGCCCCCAAAATCTGCCCTGGCACCCCTGACCCGCTGCCGTTGCAGGTGCACAGCCTGGCCCTGCGCCCCGCCGGCccccacctccctgccctggccatgAAGCCTCCCGGGGGTGCCCCTCCCCGGGCTGGCCCCCCCCGGGGGCCCCCGCCCGACCCCCCCGCCGAGCACCTCAAAAAGGCCGAGGGGCACGAGGGCCGCACCCATGCCCTGGCCCGCACCACCGCCCCCGCTGCCACCCACCCGCTCGTCACCCCAGGTAAGGGGCTGCTCCGGGGTGGGGGACACCCCTGGGTGCTGGGGGAGTCACGGGCTATTCGCTCTGAAACCTAGTGATGGCCCACACTGCTGTGTCCTGTACATTGTCATCTGCCTGAATTTGGGACCTTGTGGGTCCATCCCCTCACTGGCAGGGGTCCTGCCTGGGAGGGTCTCAGCAGCCATAGGATCCCATGGTCCTGTGGGGTGCAGGGGGCTGGGGCAGTGAGGGTGTGAGCCAGGGGGCTCCACAGAGTGCTGGAGCCTGGGGTGCTGTACTGGTGTGGCTCCCATAGTTGGGGACCCTCCCTGGGGCAGCCTGAGCACAGCTTCCCacatcagcagcaggagctggcaaagTTGATTGTCTGAGGGCACCAGAGGGAACAGAgtgagcagcagcctcctggagGGGGATCCTGGGGGTAGATCCCTTGGGGCTGAGGTGCTGGTGATGAGGGGGGATCTCTGTCCCCATTGCTGTCCCCGCAGCCTAtgccccactgcagcccccccagttcctgcagcagccGCCGAAGCCAATGCAGCCGCAGCCACtgccgcagcagcagcagcacttcgtcatccagcagcagcagcagcagcagcaactgggCCCCCGTGGGCAGCCCCCCTCGGGCCCCCCCACCgccccccagctccagcccctgccccctgccagccccggcCCAGCCCCCCAGCCCAAAACAGGGGTCccccagggagcagggggagaaggCGGCCCCCCCAACGGGCACCCTGGCTGCCACGCTGCACCCCGCAAGTTCCAGCACGCCTCGGCTGtcatcctgcagctgcagcctgccGGCCCCACGGTGAGAGGTCCCCAGACCTCCCCCCAAACCTTCATGATGAGGGGCCCCCAAACATCCCCCAAAGCCTTCCCAAGCCTCCCACCAAACTCCCCCCCAGTGAGGGGCCCCCAAACCTTCCCCCAAAATCTCATGGTGAGTGGCCCCCAAAGCTCAAACCTCCTGCCAAAGCTCCCACCAAACACCTGCGGTGTGGGGCCTCCAAAGCTCCCTGCAGACCTCCTACCAACTTCCCCCAAACTCTAACAGTGAGGGGCCCCCACGCCCCTTGGTGGGGGGAGCTCAGGGGGGGAAGGAGGAACGGGGGCGCTGGAGTGTGAATGGGGGATGTTGGGGAGTCAGATGTGTGCACACAGGTGTGGTTGTGCAAGCGCACAATCCCTGCACAcgtgtgtgcatgtgtgttcCTGAAATGTGCATGAGGGCCCAGTTGTCACATCAGGTGACAACTGCACTTGTCTGCAGGTGTACAGGTGTGCACGCTCAAGCCACACTGCATGTGTGTACCTGCTCCATGCACACCTGTGCACACAGGTTCGCCCCCTCCGTAGCACTTGTGTCTGCGTGTACCTGATCCAGTGACATGGGGAGCACACGTGGTTGatcgtgtgtgtgtgtgtgtgtgtgtgcacatgtgtttGATCCTTGTATGTCTGACCCATGCATGTGTGTACTGGACCTGTACACATGTGTGTGCATAGCTTTGCCAGAGGCATGCACATGCATGTATGCACATGTGCATGCGTGTCTGCTCCCTGCATGTGTGTGCATACTAGCTCCAGGTCTGTGCATGTACACGTGTGTCAGAGCCACATGTGTGCCTGGTCCATGCACGTGAGTGCAGACATGCTTCCCTGACGCATGTGCGTGTGCATGCGTGCTCGATCCACGTGTCTGGTGTGTGCATGCATATGACACTCATGCCAGAGCCATGCACACGTGTGTTTGCGGCAGTGTGTACAGGTGCCGTGCAGGTCTGTGCAAATGTGCGTGCCAGATGGGGTGTGTCTGGACACATGCCCGACTGCAACACACGTGTGTGCATGTGCGTGCCCACTCTAAGCACATGCCTGTGTGTGACCCGTGCACAGGTGTGCACACTCCAGCCATGCAGGTGCATGCCCCCGTGCcacctgcacacacacctgACCCTGCCCCACGCCTGTCCCTGCCACCACAGCCATCCCTCGGGGTCCCCGAGGGCGCCCGCCGGGACCTGCTGCCCGTGCCGAGGAGCACCGAGAGCCCGCCTGCCGCCCCGCCGCAGCCCCCCGCCCTCtcgccgcccgccgcccccccgGGCCCCGACACTCC is drawn from Parus major isolate Abel chromosome 21, Parus_major1.1, whole genome shotgun sequence and contains these coding sequences:
- the PHC2 gene encoding polyhomeotic-like protein 2; protein product: MENEQLPASTPASSAGGAAPTLTSTTATRPSGPQISVYSGIPDRQTVQVIQQALHRQPNTAAQYLQQMYAAQQQHLMLQTAALQQQHLTSAQLQSLAAVQQASLAANRQSGSSGGNCTQPAPAQQPTINLATSPAAAQLLNRAQSVGPGSSGIAQQAVLLGNTASPALTASQAQMYLRAQMLIFTPTGPVSTVRPESPAPAPPPAPPPAPPPTTPQVHSLALRPAGPHLPALAMKPPGGAPPRAGPPRGPPPDPPAEHLKKAEGHEGRTHALARTTAPAATHPLVTPAYAPLQPPQFLQQPPKPMQPQPLPQQQQHFVIQQQQQQQQLGPRGQPPSGPPTAPQLQPLPPASPGPAPQPKTGVPQGAGGEGGPPNGHPGCHAAPRKFQHASAVILQLQPAGPTTCFPDACACACVLDPRVWCVHAYDTHARAMHTCVCGSVYRCRAGLCKCACQMGCVWTHARLQHTCVHVRAHSKHMPVCDPCTGVHTPAMQVHAPVPPAHTPDPAPRLSLPPQPSLGVPEGARRDLLPVPRSTESPPAAPPQPPALSPPAAPPGPDTPEGERPLTHEPPERLHAQPRIPGMTSGSGSAAATVAGAAPHNGENKPPQAIVKPQILTHVIEGFVIQEGAEPFPVGRSSLLVGALHKQYAQELLPDKLPPQDNTTTTDSDMEEPYLQESKEEGNPPKLKCELCGRVDFAYKFKRSKRFCSMACAKRYNVGCTKRVGLFHPDRSKLQKPGGPPHGRRRSCKGTLPPLSKDSKKQPPGSVPAGSVTASLQLNHSQEDSSRCSDNSSYEEPLSPISASSSTSRRRQGERDLELRDMELPEVHGRDLPGLSHRFLPSEPSKWNVEDVYEFIRSLPGCQEIAEEFRAQEIDGQALLLLKEDHLMSTMNIKLGPALKIYARINMLKDS